Proteins encoded together in one Myotis daubentonii chromosome 17, mMyoDau2.1, whole genome shotgun sequence window:
- the ZNF696 gene encoding zinc finger protein 696 isoform X2, giving the protein MDTRAAPPPPASGGGQAAEQGARSRGLAASGEGEHRGETVPGLCLGPPPAWDLPGRCGNADTGEGPREAPRGPAVSEKTGGQGGQEDGVSGSGVALSSGSGTRRPYACSACERSFRCYSDAVKHRSIHCGEKPYACGDCGKAFIHSSHVVRHQRVHSGERPYVCKECGKAFSQSFNLIRHQRVHTGERPYQCAECGRTFSQRSDAEKHRRIHTGERLYECGACGKAFVHGSNAARHRRTHHGESPYACRECGQAFSQSSNLIQHQRVHTGEKPFACQECGRAFSRSSFLREHRRIHTGEKPYACGECGRAFRALSGFFRHQRVHTGEKPFRCAECGRAFRLSFHLIQHQRVHSRE; this is encoded by the exons ATGGACACGCGCGCAG CTCCCCCCCCACCGGCGTCAGGTGGTGGCCAGGCTGCTGAGCAGGGGGCTCGGAGCAGAGGGCTGGCGGCTTCGGGAGAAGGGGAGCACCGCGGAGAGACGGTGCCCGGCCTGTGCCTGGGGCCTCCCCCGGCCTGGGACCTCCCCGGCCGCTGTGGGAATGCGGACACTGGCGAGGGGCCCAGGGAGGCCCCGCGGGGACCAGCTGTTTCTGAGAAAACCGGAGGGCAGGGCGGCCAGGAGGACGGTGTGTCCGGGTCGGGCGTCGCCCTGAGCTCGGGCTCAGGGACCAGGCGGCCTTATGCCTGCAGCGCCTGTGAGCGGAGCTTCCGGTGCTACTCAGACGCGGTCAAACACCGGAGCATCCACTGCGGGGAGAAGCCCTACGCGTGTGGCGACTGCGGCAAAGCCTTCATCCACAGCTCGCACGTGGTCCGGCACCAGCGGGTCCACAGCGGGGAGCGGCCCTATGTGTGCAAGGAGTGCGGCAAGGCCTTCAGCCAGAGCTTCAACCTCATCCGGCACCAGCGAGTTCACACCGGAGAGCGGCCCTACCAGTGCGCCGAGTGCGGCCGGACCTTCAGCCAGAGGTCGGACGCCGAGAAGCACCGGAGGATCCACACGGGGGAGCGGCTGTACGAGTGCGGGGCCTGCGGGAAGGCCTTCGTCCACGGTTCCAACGCCGCCCGCCACCGGCGGACTCACCATGGGGAGAGCCCCTACGCCTGCAGGGAGTGCGGCCAGGCCTTCAGCCAGAGCTCCAACCTCATCCAGCACCAGCGGGTGcacacgggcgagaagccctTCGCCTGCCAGGAGTGCGGGCGCGCCTTCAGCCGCAGCTCCTTCCTCCGCGAGCACCGGCGCATCCACACCGGCGAGAAGCCCTACGCCTGCGGCGAGTGCGGCCGCGCCTTCCGGGCCCTGTCGGGCTTCTTCCGGCACCAGCGGGTGcacacgggcgagaagccctTCCGTTGCGCCGAGTGCGGGCGCGCCTTCCGCCTGAGCTTCCATCTCATCCAGCACCAGCGGGTCCACAGCCGGGAGTGA
- the ZFP41 gene encoding zinc finger protein 41 homolog: METAITAPPTPPPPLPRSDSGVCRDRTARGSRVPPRGCGPGHGPPRLGSRRRGRRARLREDQLRADPSRVGPGTAAAAGAPGGARSPRDLTAAGTRSLAETPAPAAGAGLRGARSPEQHGDPEAAQRVPAPRPTVPRRSPVCSLIVSAWCAPGNSGLADEKDTTLPAPRAPQGHGRFSVQSGQNPAGGATLATHRSPTQASGSRCGGSGPGRTEGHGREPRAAAGALIAGREEGSVCLRQGPRRKVPEKGLGELEGCTCLTRASAVPPPREQETEKKDPERGAGRCQGRAASAGRGGAPPGEPIEKHRREPGRSPEDEAHIFDAFDAPFKGDVAGVPVFVPFQRKKPCECGECGRVFKHKTDLTRHRRVHTGEKPFRCGQCGKAFNCGSNLLKHQKTHTGEKPYECKECGKTFAYSSCLIRHRKRHPRKKH; this comes from the exons ATGGAGACTGCcatcactgccccccccacccccccacccccactcccgcgCTCCGACAGCGGGGTCTGCAGGGACAGGACAG CCCGGGGCTCCCGGGTCCCTCCGAGGGGCTGTGGGCCCGGACACGGGCCTCCCCGCCTGGGCTCCCGGCGCCGCGGGCGGAGGGCGAGGCTGCGCGAGGACCAGCTCCGCGCGGATCCCTCCCGCGTCGGCCCTGGCACGGCCGCTGCAGCCGGGGCCCCAGGCGGGGCCCGTTCGCCCCGAGACCTCACAGCCGCTGGGACGCGGTCTCTCGCTGAGACCCCGGCCCCTgcagcgggggcggggctccGAGGGGCGCGGTCCCCGGAGCAGCACGGCGACCCCGAAGCTGCACAGCGGGTGCCCGCGCCTCGCCCAACCGTCCCTCGGCGGTCCCCTGTCTGCAGCCTGATCGTCTCCGCTTGGTGCGCC CCCGGGAACTCGGGGCTCGCGGATGAGAAGGACACgaccctgcccgccccccgcgccccacAGGGACACGGCCGCTTCAGTGTGCAGAGCGGCCAGAATCCCGCGGGGGGAGCCACGCTTGCAACGCACAGGAGCCCCACGCAGGCCTCCGGCAGCAGGTGTGGGGGCTCCGGACCCGGAAGGACCGAGGGGCATGGACGGGAGCCGAG GGCTGCGGCTGGAGCTCTCATTGCCGGTCGGGAAGAGGGCAGCGTGTGCCTAAGGCAGGGCCCGCGGAGGAAGGTTCCAGAGAAAGGCCTTGGTGAGCTGGAGGGCTGCACCTGCCTCACCCGCGCTTCCGCGGTCCCTCCGCCCCGGGAGCAAGAGACGGAGAAGAAAGACCCAgagcggggcgcggggcgctGCCAAGGACGAGCGGCgtccgcggggcggggcggggcccccCCGGGAGAGCCGATCGAGAAGCACAGGCGGGAGCCCGGCCGGAGCCCCGAGGACGAGGCCCACATCTTTGACGCCTTCGATGCTCCCTTTAAAGGTGACGTTGCGGGGGTTCCCGTGTTCGTCCCTTTTCAGAGGAAGAAGCCCTGCGAGTGCGGGGAGTGCGGACGCGTCTTCAAGCACAAGACGGACCTCACCCGCCACCGGCGCGTccacacgggcgagaagccctTCCGCTGCGGCCAGTGCGGGAAGGCCTTCAACTGCGGCTCGAATCTCCTAAAACATCAGAAaactcacactggagagaagccctacGAGTGCAAGGAATGCGGGAAAACCTTCGCCTACAGCTCCTGCCTCATTCGCCACCGGAAGCGGCACCCCAGGAAGAAGCACTGA
- the GLI4 gene encoding zinc finger protein GLI4, whose amino-acid sequence MAAPGVRQEPPRIPPPVTLRPPGTPGTHHQEAPPRCHSHQHDPEALSQPPWEKDLVDLHAQDVEEVQVGRDACWPDSESEPEQALRSPLRTGSPLPDPADGADQGGALRALLRGLPCRPACADSFAQAPGLEQPAGQPPGPRSCSQKRGAGRRTLVPPGAVGTEGGPELGDSGRGGRHRCEACGKSFRYQSLLLKHQRIHTGERPYACPECGKRFRGWSGFIQHRRLHTGERPYECGQCGRAFSHSSHFTQHLRVHNGEKPYECGECGQAFSQSSNLARHRRLHTGERPYACGQCGKAFVWSSVLIEHQRIHTGEKPYECGACGKAFRGRSHFFRHLRTHTGERPFACGACGKAFGQSSQLIQHQRVHSRE is encoded by the exons ATGGCAGCCCCGGGGGTCAGGCAGGAGCCCCCTCGcatcccgccccctgtcactctcagGCCACCAGGGACGCCTGGAACCCACCACCAGGAGGCGCCGCCTCGCTGCCACAGCCACCAGCACG ATCCTGAGGCGCTCTCGCAGCCCCCGTGGGAGaaggatctggtggacctgcatGCCCAAGACGTGGAGGAGGTCCAGGTGGGCAGGGACGCCTGCTGGCCAG ATTCGGAGTCGGAGCCCGAGCAGGCGCTAAGGTCTCCCCTGCGGACGGGGTCTCCCCTGCCGGACCCTGCAGACGGGGCGGACCAGGGCGGGGCGCTGAGGGCCCTGTTGAGGGGCCTCCCCTGCAGACCCGCGTGTGCGGACAGCTTTGCGCAGGCGCCGGGCCTGGAGCAGCCGGCGGGCCAGCCGCCCGGGCCCAGGTCCTGCTCCCAGAAGAGGGGCGCCGGCCGCAGGACGCTCGTGCCGCCGGGCGCCGTGGGCACCGAGGGCGGCCCGGAGCTGGGGGACTCGGGCCGCGGGGGGCGGCACCGGTGCGAGGCCTGCGGCAAGAGCTTCAGGTACCAGTCGCTGCTGCTGAAGCACCAGCGCATCCACACGGGCGAGCGGCCCTACGCCTGCCCCGAGTGCGGCAAGCGCTTCCGCGGCTGGTCCGGCTTCATCCAGCACCGCCGCCTGCACACGGGCGAGCGGCCCTACGAGTGCGGCCAGTGCGGCCGCGCCTTCAGCCACAGCTCGCACTTCACGCAGCACCTGCGCGTGCACAACGGCGAGAAGCCCTACGAGTGCGGCGAGTGCGGCCAGGCCTTCAGCCAGAGCTCCAACCTGGCGCGGCACCGGCGGCTGCACACGGGCGAGCGGCCCTACGCCTGCGGCCAGTGCGGCAAGGCCTTCGTCTGGAGCTCCGTGCTGATCGAGCACCAGCGCATccacacgggcgagaagccctACGAGTGCGGCGCCTGCGGCAAGGCCTTCCGCGGCCGCTCGCACTTCTTCCGGCACCTGCGGACGCACACGGGCGAGCGGCCCTTCGCCTGCGGCGCCTGCGGCAAGGCCTTCGGCCAGAGCTCACAGCTCATCCAGCACCAGCGCGTGCACTCGCGCGAGTAG
- the ZNF696 gene encoding zinc finger protein 696 isoform X1, with product MDTRAAPPPPASGGGQAAEQGARSRGLAASGEGEHRGETVPGLCLGPPPAWDLPGRCGNADTGEGPREAPRGPAVSEKTGGQGGQEDGVSGSGVALSSGSGTRRPYACSACERSFRCYSDAVKHRSIHCGEKPYACGDCGKAFIHSSHVVRHQRVHSGERPYVCKECGKAFSQSFNLIRHQRVHTGERPYQCAECGRTFSQRSDAEKHRRIHTGERLYECGACGKAFVHGSNAARHRRTHHGESPYACRECGQAFSQSSNLIQHQRVHTGEKPFACQECGRAFSRSSFLREHRRIHTGEKPYACGECGRAFRALSGFFRHQRVHTGEKPFRCAECGRAFRLSFHLIQHQRVHSRDGRAPLPQGQTGTLPTETCLRSPGVSV from the exons ATGGACACGCGCGCAG CTCCCCCCCCACCGGCGTCAGGTGGTGGCCAGGCTGCTGAGCAGGGGGCTCGGAGCAGAGGGCTGGCGGCTTCGGGAGAAGGGGAGCACCGCGGAGAGACGGTGCCCGGCCTGTGCCTGGGGCCTCCCCCGGCCTGGGACCTCCCCGGCCGCTGTGGGAATGCGGACACTGGCGAGGGGCCCAGGGAGGCCCCGCGGGGACCAGCTGTTTCTGAGAAAACCGGAGGGCAGGGCGGCCAGGAGGACGGTGTGTCCGGGTCGGGCGTCGCCCTGAGCTCGGGCTCAGGGACCAGGCGGCCTTATGCCTGCAGCGCCTGTGAGCGGAGCTTCCGGTGCTACTCAGACGCGGTCAAACACCGGAGCATCCACTGCGGGGAGAAGCCCTACGCGTGTGGCGACTGCGGCAAAGCCTTCATCCACAGCTCGCACGTGGTCCGGCACCAGCGGGTCCACAGCGGGGAGCGGCCCTATGTGTGCAAGGAGTGCGGCAAGGCCTTCAGCCAGAGCTTCAACCTCATCCGGCACCAGCGAGTTCACACCGGAGAGCGGCCCTACCAGTGCGCCGAGTGCGGCCGGACCTTCAGCCAGAGGTCGGACGCCGAGAAGCACCGGAGGATCCACACGGGGGAGCGGCTGTACGAGTGCGGGGCCTGCGGGAAGGCCTTCGTCCACGGTTCCAACGCCGCCCGCCACCGGCGGACTCACCATGGGGAGAGCCCCTACGCCTGCAGGGAGTGCGGCCAGGCCTTCAGCCAGAGCTCCAACCTCATCCAGCACCAGCGGGTGcacacgggcgagaagccctTCGCCTGCCAGGAGTGCGGGCGCGCCTTCAGCCGCAGCTCCTTCCTCCGCGAGCACCGGCGCATCCACACCGGCGAGAAGCCCTACGCCTGCGGCGAGTGCGGCCGCGCCTTCCGGGCCCTGTCGGGCTTCTTCCGGCACCAGCGGGTGcacacgggcgagaagccctTCCGTTGCGCCGAGTGCGGGCGCGCCTTCCGCCTGAGCTTCCATCTCATCCAGCACCAGCGGGTCCACAGCCGGGA TGGACGGGCGCCGCTCCCCCAGGGGCAGACGGGGACACTTCCCACTGAGACTTGTCTTCGCAGCCCAGGTGTCTCCGTCTGA